The following DNA comes from Nitrospira sp..
CTGCAGATCAAGATGGCGCAGGGGGCCAAGCCCGGCGAAGGCGGACAGTTGCCGGGCCACAAGGTGGATGAGAACATCGCGCGTTTGCGCTACTCCACGCCAGGCGTGCAGCTCATTTCCCCACCGCCGCACCACGACATCTATTCCATCGAAGATCTGGCGCAGCTCATCTTCGACTTGAAGAATGCGAACTCCGATGCGGCGGTTTCGGTCAAACTGGTTTCCGAAGTTGGCGTCGGTACGGTAGCCGCGGGGGTCGCCAAGGCTCATGCAGATAAAGTGCTCATCAGCGGCGACTCCGGCGGGACTGGAGCCTCTCCGCTTTCCTCCATCAAGTACGCCGGTGTGCCGTGGGAATTGGGATTGGCGGAAACGCATCAAACGTTGGTGCTCAACGATTTGCGCGGCCGGATTCGGGTAGAGACCGACGGTCAGATGAAGACGGGGCGCGATGTGGCCATTGCGGCACTCTTGGGCGCGGAAGAATACGGATTTGCGACGGCTCCGCTCATCATCGAAGGCTGCATCATGATGCGGAAGTGCCACCTCAATACCTGCCCTGTCGGCATTGCGACGCAGGATCCGGTGTTGCGCAAAAAATTTACCGGCCAGCCGGAACATGTCGTCAACTTCTTCTTCTTCATCGCCGAAGAGTTGCGGCAGATCATGGCGAAGCTGGGATTCCGCACCATCAATGAAATGGTCGGGCGCGTCGACAAGCTCAAGATTCACAAGGCCGTCGAACATTGGAAAGCCAAGGGGCTGGATCTGGCGCCGCTGCTGAAGATGCCTGACGTCGGTCCTGAGGTGCCGCGGTATTGCGTGCAGAAGCAGGATCATGGCATCGCCGAGATTCTAGACCGCAAGCTCATCGAACAATGCGCACCGGCGATTGATCGTGGCCAAAAGGTGACGCTTGAACTGCCGATTCGGAATCTGAACCGAACCGTGGGTACCATGTTGTCGAGCCAGGTCTCCAAGAAATATGGTCAGGATGGATTGCCTGCCGACACGATCACGATCAAATTCTACGGATCAGCCGGTCAGTCGTTCGGAGCATTCCTCGCACGCGGCATCACGCTGATCCTCGAAGGTGAGTCCAACGACTATATCGGCAAGGGCCTGTCGGGCGGCAAGATCATCGTCTTCCCGCCGAAGAATGCGATTTACACGCCGGAAGAAACGATCCTCGTCGGCAATACATCCTTGTATGGCGGCACGCAGGGCGAAGCCTATTTTTACGGTATGGCGGGCGAGCGGTTCGCGGTACGGAACAGCGGCGTACGCGCCGTCGTCGAGGGAACCGGCGATCACGGGTGTGAATATATGACCGGCGGAGTCGTGGCGGTCCTGGGCCGGACCGGCAGGAACTTCGCGGCCGGTATGTCAGGCGGGGTGGCGTTTGTGTTGAACGAGTTGGACAAGTTCCAGTCTCGTTGCAACTTGGGCATGGTCGAGCTCGAGCCGGTCGTCAGCGATGAGGACAAGCGGCTACTGCACGACATGATCACGTCGCATTTCCTCTATACCGGCAGCCGGAACGCCAAGCGTATTCTCGATGGCTGGGAAGCGATCCTCCCCAAATTCGTGAAGGTCATGCCGATCGATTACAAGCGTGTGCTCGCTGAGCGGAGGGCCGCTGCAGCCAAAGTGCAAAAATAGATGGCGCGCGTCTGTTGACGCGCACGTGTGAGCAACCCAGTCGATAGACGAGTGACGAAGGACGAGAGACGAATTAGCGATGGGTGATCCAAAGGGCTTTCTGAAATACGCGCGTGAAGGACCAAAGCGGAAAGCGGTCGAGTTGCGCGTGCTCGACTGGAAAGAAATGTACGAGCCCATCCCCGAGGAGAAGCTCAAGGTTCAAGGTGCGCGCTGCATGGATTGCGGTGTGCCCTTTTGCCAGGGCAATACCGGTTGTCCCGTCGTGAATCTCATTCCCGAGTGGAACGATCTCGTCTATCGCGGGCGCTGGAAGGACGCGCTCAAGGCATTGCACACCACGAACAATTTCCCGGAATTCACCGGCCGTCTCTGTCCCGCGCCCTGCGAAGGCGCCTGCGTGCTGGGCATCAACAGCGACCCGGTGTCGATCCGCGTGCTCGAATGGAACATTATCGATCGTGGCTTCAACGAAGGCCTGGTCGAGCCGGCCTTGCCGGTGAGAAAGACCGGGAAGACGGTCGCCATCATCGGATCAGGACCCGCCGGTCTGGCTGCCGCGCAACAACTCGCGCGCGCCGGCCATAGCGTCACCGTATTTGAGAAGGCCGATCGCATCGGCGGCTTGCTGCGGTACGGCATCCCTGATTTCAAGATGGAGAAGTGGGTCATCGACCGGCGGCTGGAACAGATGAAGGCCGAAGGGGTGGAGTTCAAAACCGGCGTCACTGTGGGTAAAGATGTTACCGGCGAACAGCTACGGCAGGAGTTCGATGCGGTGGGCCTGACGATGGGCGCGGAAATGGCGCGCGATCTGCCGGTGCCGGGGCGTGAACTCAAGGGCATCCATTTCGCCATGGAATATCTCACGCAGCAGAACAAGCGGACGGCAGGAATCTCCGTATCCGAAGAACCGATCACCGCCAAGGGAAAACGGGTGGTCATCATCGGCGGCGGCGATACCGGGTCTGACTGCTTGGGAACGGCTCATCGCCAGGGCTGCAGTGAGGCGCATCAGTTCGAAGTGTTGCCCGAGCCACCTCCGTCCCGATCGAGCTCGACGCCCTGGCCGCTCTGGCCGATGCAGCTTCGTACGTCCCATGCGCACGAAGAAGGCTGTGATCGTCAATGGAGCGTGTCCACCACCAAGTTTACCGGTCACAACGGGCATGTGACCAAACTGCATGCCAACCGGGTGAAGTTCGAGGGCGGGAAGTTCGTGGCGATCCCGAATACGGATTTCGAGTTGGATGCGGATCTTGTGCTCCTGGCTATGGGCTTCACGGGCCCGGTCAGAAACGGTTTTCTCGACAGTCTCGGCGTCAACTACGATGCGCGTGGCTGCGTGACCGTCAACGAGAACTTCATGACCAACCTCGACGGCGTCTTTGCCGGCGGCGATACCAAGCGCGGCGCGTCCCTCATCGTCTGGGCCATCGCCGAAGGCCGCAAGATGGCGGCAGGGATCAATCAGTACCTCTCGGCAGGCAAGTCCGCGAAGTCGAATCGCTGACAGCAACCTTTCCCAAACACGTTCGCTCTCCCTCCATCCTCACGGGGCGGTGCACTCTTTTTGCGAGTCTGCATCATTCCCGCACGCACCGGAAGAACTCGCTTACGCACGCACGCGTCACCACATGGCTCACGCGTCCACGAATGGGCAGTCAGCCATCGTCGAACGGGTAAGCCGCTCTGGCCTGTTGGCCTCTGCCCTCGGATTGATCGATGCCTGGTATCCCAGTGCACTGAGAGTTTCAACCGTTCCGGCATCTATCCTTTTGTAATCCGCACAGTGCGCCTCGTGCGAATTCGCTCAGTTTCTATGCCCTCCCTATGGAAAACCTTCAGATTTGCAGGTAGTCCTGATGGCATGTGCCTTGCTTAATAGGCAGGCATCGTGGCGAGGGCCATGTGAATCAGAAAAAGGAGACGCGCGATGGTCAAGATGATTAAGAATGTCGGTGATCGTGAGTTGGCCTGGGTGATGCTGGCGGTAGCGGCGGTTGCTCTGTGGAGCACCTGGGGCCTGAATAGTTAGAATCCCACGTGGCCAGACCGCAGCCTCCATGCTGCGTCTCGGCGGTTCATTCCGCTCCTCACGTGGCGTCGTTCCTTGTCATTGCTGTGTAGGTTGTCTACCCTCCGGCGCCTTCAATTAATTCCTTCAATATCACCGCCTGATTCTGTGTCGTATTCTTCGCGCTGAACACCAGCGTGATCCTTTGCGTACGCGCCAGTTTCGCGAGTTCATCAATGGCGCTGCGCAACTCCGGCTGCTGCAATTCCTTCCGATAGCGAACGCTGAACTCGACCCACTTCCGGGGATCATGGCCGAACCATTTTCGGAGTGCGGTGCTCGGGGCGAGATCTTTTCGCCAGGCATCAAGCTGCAGGTGTTCCTTCGTGCAGCCTCGTGGCCACACGCGATCCACGAGAATCCGGACGCCATCGTTTGGGATCGGTTGGCTATAGGCGCGTTTGATCTGGACCATGACGAATCCGAATCTATTCCTGGTTTTCTACGACAGAGCCAGTAGCGATCGGTTGCTCAGTGTGCATGACGACGACCGGTTTGCATTGAGGGATATCTGCCGTTTCTGTGGAATCGTGCATGATGAGCCGTGAGCATCAACGCGCGGGGCCGAGATCTCTGCGACGACGGAGATGCCGTTCTCCATATCACGGAATTGTACTGCAGGTATGTTCAGCATGTCTCCTCACCCGTGAACAGAACTCCAGGTACACGCGTAGGCAGTTGCCGCGAGCCTGAGTGCACCTGAGTTGCATGGCGTGATCATAGCCAAAATCCCTGAGCTCTGGTGCATGTCCCCAGCAACCCAAGTGCCAACCTGACATCTATTCGGTCGCATCTCCACGCTGGGCCTGAAC
Coding sequences within:
- a CDS encoding DUF488 family protein encodes the protein MVQIKRAYSQPIPNDGVRILVDRVWPRGCTKEHLQLDAWRKDLAPSTALRKWFGHDPRKWVEFSVRYRKELQQPELRSAIDELAKLARTQRITLVFSAKNTTQNQAVILKELIEGAGG
- a CDS encoding glutamate synthase subunit beta, with product MGDPKGFLKYAREGPKRKAVELRVLDWKEMYEPIPEEKLKVQGARCMDCGVPFCQGNTGCPVVNLIPEWNDLVYRGRWKDALKALHTTNNFPEFTGRLCPAPCEGACVLGINSDPVSIRVLEWNIIDRGFNEGLVEPALPVRKTGKTVAIIGSGPAGLAAAQQLARAGHSVTVFEKADRIGGLLRYGIPDFKMEKWVIDRRLEQMKAEGVEFKTGVTVGKDVTGEQLRQEFDAVGLTMGAEMARDLPVPGRELKGIHFAMEYLTQQNKRTAGISVSEEPITAKGKRVVIIGGGDTGSDCLGTAHRQGCSEAHQFEVLPEPPPSRSSSTPWPLWPMQLRTSHAHEEGCDRQWSVSTTKFTGHNGHVTKLHANRVKFEGGKFVAIPNTDFELDADLVLLAMGFTGPVRNGFLDSLGVNYDARGCVTVNENFMTNLDGVFAGGDTKRGASLIVWAIAEGRKMAAGINQYLSAGKSAKSNR